A stretch of Bos indicus x Bos taurus breed Angus x Brahman F1 hybrid chromosome 17, Bos_hybrid_MaternalHap_v2.0, whole genome shotgun sequence DNA encodes these proteins:
- the LOC113907427 gene encoding cytochrome c oxidase subunit 6A1, mitochondrial encodes MAAAAGSRVFGLLGRSRLQLSRCMSSGAHGEEGSARMWKALTYFVALPGVGVSMLNVFLKSHHGEEKPEFVAYPHLRIRSKPFPWGDGNHTLFHNPHVNPLPTGYEDE; translated from the exons ATGGCGGCGGCAGCTGGATCTCGGGTTTTTGGGTTGCTGGGTCGTTCCCGGCTGCAGCTGAGTCGGTGTATGTCCAGTGGCGCCCATGGCGAGGAGGGCTCAG CTCGCATGTGGAAGGCCCTCACCTACTTCGTGGCGCTCCCTGGGGTGGGAGTGAGCATGCTGAATGTCTTCCTGAAGTCGCACCACGGAGAGGAGAAACCCGAGTTCGTGGCCTATCCCCATCTCCGCATCAGGTCCAAG CCCTTTCCCTGGGGAGATGGTAACCATACCCTATTCCATAACCCTCATGTGAACCCGCTTCCAACCGGCTATGAAGACGAATAA